A stretch of the Deltaproteobacteria bacterium genome encodes the following:
- a CDS encoding cytidine deaminase: MNEFVVNERLIDEAVSVAGKAMSRAYAPYSGFHMGAAVVTEKGVIIPGSLVENVSLGLAMCAERIALFSSVSQDAGKPKLLVLMSRRTDGKLTFPCGACLQVAMELGGPELEIVACDTDGNKDKDVLANLASRLPRKTS; this comes from the coding sequence ATGAATGAATTTGTTGTAAATGAGCGATTAATAGATGAGGCGGTTTCTGTAGCCGGGAAAGCAATGTCCCGCGCTTATGCCCCATATTCGGGTTTCCATATGGGAGCTGCCGTGGTTACAGAGAAAGGTGTTATTATTCCCGGCTCTCTTGTGGAAAATGTATCGCTCGGCCTTGCTATGTGCGCGGAAAGGATAGCGCTCTTTTCTTCTGTATCCCAAGACGCCGGGAAGCCGAAGCTGCTCGTGCTTATGTCGAGGAGAACCGACGGCAAGCTTACATTTCCGTGTGGCGCGTGCTTGCAGGTGGCCATGGAACTTGGGGGACCGGAATTAGAGATAGTTGCCTGCGATACCGATGGGAACAAAGATAAAGATGTTTTAGCTAATCTGGCTTCCAGACTGCCCCGCAAAACTTCATAA
- a CDS encoding dodecin family protein, producing MTTYRMIEVVGVSDKSYEDAIKTAIDDAKSYLENSHQTLEGVEWFQVLDQRGRLSDGKISEFQIRLNVAFNIKK from the coding sequence ATGACAACTTACAGAATGATTGAGGTGGTGGGAGTATCGGATAAAAGTTACGAAGACGCAATAAAAACCGCGATTGATGATGCTAAATCCTATCTGGAGAATTCACACCAAACCTTAGAGGGGGTAGAGTGGTTTCAGGTTTTAGATCAGAGAGGCAGATTGTCTGACGGCAAGATATCAGAATTTCAGATAAGATTGAACGTTGCTTTCAATATTAAAAAATAA